The following proteins come from a genomic window of Natronosalvus vescus:
- a CDS encoding PQQ-binding-like beta-propeller repeat protein, with the protein MSAGVAHAATGEIDDPAVASFSESPAISSEHATNLQSLVTNDTQDEESTPAVRINNTVRGENDNFGSNGVATSGDTAYVMEGSDRLVAVDPSGETQWVADLPGSSTSPPTVADGRVYVTVSEFAAGELVAYDAVDGTELWNTSDAGVSLSSGTPAVVGEHVYVYEFTSPRTIHAFDPEDGSLIWSEGVSDDLFTFDADDETVYYATDDVVGALNGSTGDLEWEFDDVLTGDVVEGPTVHDGLLYVSVESGSVDDINNPPSLLAIDIEDGTLLWRVQFEGNSALEPVFADGTAFVANDQSLYAIDTDTGVVIDQYLASGEIKDIAVDGDDLIIPTADGLLRSLDTDLSVNWSLDVPPDTGDMSDVGWVDAVESVSETTFVVARTHWELDHSNADYAVYTIEPTSIGVTGVEVSTTEAEPGDVVTAEATVTNVGDVTATSSIIFEVYGPLSPIQPDEHAIDVALDPGEDQTVDVTFEVTSTGEYEITMLEAGTGGLLPDPRLESAVVSVSHPNPNHDWGHEQFDAAGANNNPYTNAPGGPLQEVWTHEFDGGANPALVGDGFVIVHNGTAIQSIDLETGEVEWEYMPEVADEDGQEQMSIERHVVADGVVYFTTEHYTGDLSWGDETYHVRLYALDVETGTAVWEHDYSTFPENHRLNGNFLLVDEEGVLLELREYHRESPDVPMIDGDTLLSVDRDTGDLTAFAPTLDVSIQRGISTGDHVVFEANRTLYSVERDSLNDVSSRSLNTYTAELASNGEDVFVATRYYHGGDNPTPSELRDVGDIYALNPENLSDERWHAAPDTIYTEIGEYDRHYDLVMTDETLVSAAYQTDPLTVHYAFDLETGELVWEERYDSPGREKRDLTAGDGVLYAPHTGLSPYTSTLDPATGEPVVESSLAGLYHTTVSNGTVLVTDTGGVSALRESRAPEVVDLSLSATEVQYGDTIDVDVTVHNPADVVVDVALELDWGAPLDDVTDDFELQPSETRTLSYEFDAWFGDNSAHVVVENSGLRDHVQTTSMHVPYTGHRNPLATFEFESAEPVAGQSITFDAGESYPRGGDVEEYRWDFTGDGAIDTTTENVETTWTFEEPGVNLVTLVIVDGAGYHGFQTAVVDVEGEGDDVPIERTALEDARDAFDALADAYESDAAEALVAEVDAGLDEGAYEDESEYATLIGSVHAHADAVADDLERNVSTASLNAYSGAITSLQTALDEDADTETLAAELDALNDAAAELEGWYFSVELQAVDTEVVAGETLTLPYEVTNEGTESGTQEVALLVNGSTVVTETHTVDASTSIEGELTYETTQVDAPSIEIVIQSPDDTDVTTVAINEPETPDPVAKIALENANTTFEAVGDEFDSPTAQLLVTEFDQAVDDGVYDNEVEFDLFLEDAMPLLEAVSDELDGQVTDSSLADYDESVTELDSLVGSKSSTKALATGLDAVSEAAGAFEKPSPDPDDDESEDDSDEDDADEDESDEDESDEDDSDEDDADEDESDEDDSDEDDSDEDDSDEDDADEDESDEDDSDEDDADEDESDEDDSDEDDADEDESDEDDSDEDDADEDESNGDADQDTGGVDDEVADDEDDSDDETDTSDEEADDETSDGLPGFGVTVAFIALLATALLALRSER; encoded by the coding sequence ATGTCAGCCGGTGTTGCGCACGCTGCGACCGGGGAAATTGATGATCCAGCTGTTGCAAGTTTTTCGGAGTCACCCGCAATCAGCAGCGAACACGCGACGAACCTCCAGTCGTTGGTGACAAATGATACCCAAGACGAAGAATCGACCCCAGCAGTTCGTATCAACAATACTGTCCGAGGGGAAAACGATAATTTCGGAAGTAATGGGGTCGCGACATCGGGAGACACCGCATACGTCATGGAGGGGTCGGATCGGCTCGTAGCGGTCGATCCCTCCGGTGAGACGCAGTGGGTCGCGGATCTCCCGGGATCGTCCACGTCCCCTCCAACAGTCGCTGACGGGCGTGTCTACGTGACGGTAAGTGAATTCGCCGCGGGTGAACTCGTCGCCTACGATGCGGTGGACGGAACCGAACTGTGGAACACATCGGACGCGGGCGTCAGTCTCAGCAGCGGGACTCCAGCCGTCGTTGGGGAGCACGTGTACGTCTATGAGTTCACGTCACCGCGGACGATCCACGCATTCGATCCCGAGGACGGATCGCTCATCTGGAGTGAGGGTGTCTCAGATGACCTGTTCACGTTTGACGCGGACGACGAGACAGTTTACTACGCCACCGACGACGTCGTCGGTGCGTTGAACGGTTCCACGGGCGACCTCGAGTGGGAGTTCGATGATGTCCTCACCGGAGACGTGGTCGAGGGGCCGACCGTTCACGACGGCCTCCTGTATGTGTCGGTCGAGAGCGGGTCGGTCGACGACATCAATAATCCCCCGTCACTCCTCGCTATCGATATCGAAGATGGAACCCTGCTCTGGCGCGTGCAGTTCGAGGGCAATAGCGCCCTCGAGCCAGTCTTCGCCGATGGGACTGCCTTCGTCGCGAACGATCAATCTCTCTACGCAATCGATACTGATACCGGCGTAGTGATCGATCAGTACCTCGCCAGCGGGGAGATCAAAGATATCGCCGTTGACGGCGACGATCTCATCATTCCGACCGCCGACGGATTGCTCCGCTCGCTCGACACTGACCTCTCAGTGAACTGGTCACTCGACGTTCCGCCCGACACGGGCGACATGTCGGATGTGGGCTGGGTAGACGCGGTCGAATCCGTGAGTGAGACCACGTTTGTAGTGGCGCGAACGCACTGGGAGCTCGATCATTCGAACGCCGACTACGCGGTGTACACGATCGAACCGACGTCGATCGGTGTCACCGGAGTCGAGGTTTCGACGACAGAGGCCGAACCCGGTGACGTTGTCACGGCCGAAGCGACCGTGACGAACGTCGGAGATGTGACGGCTACGTCCTCAATCATCTTCGAGGTGTACGGGCCGCTATCTCCGATCCAGCCAGACGAACACGCGATCGACGTGGCACTCGATCCTGGTGAGGATCAGACGGTCGATGTCACATTCGAGGTAACATCGACGGGTGAGTACGAGATCACTATGCTCGAAGCCGGAACGGGCGGACTCCTGCCCGATCCCCGCCTCGAGTCTGCGGTCGTCTCAGTGAGCCACCCTAATCCGAACCATGACTGGGGTCACGAGCAATTCGACGCGGCGGGAGCGAACAACAACCCGTACACGAACGCACCCGGCGGGCCGCTCCAGGAGGTCTGGACGCACGAATTCGACGGCGGGGCGAATCCAGCGCTGGTCGGCGACGGATTCGTCATCGTTCACAACGGAACGGCGATTCAGTCAATTGACCTCGAGACGGGTGAGGTCGAGTGGGAGTACATGCCGGAGGTCGCCGACGAAGATGGCCAGGAACAGATGAGTATCGAGCGACACGTCGTCGCCGACGGGGTTGTCTACTTCACGACCGAGCACTATACGGGTGACTTATCGTGGGGGGACGAGACGTACCACGTGCGACTATACGCACTCGACGTCGAGACAGGAACTGCCGTCTGGGAGCACGATTATAGTACGTTCCCCGAAAACCACCGACTCAATGGGAATTTCCTTCTCGTCGATGAGGAAGGAGTGCTCCTGGAGCTCCGCGAGTACCACAGGGAGAGTCCCGACGTCCCCATGATCGACGGTGACACGCTGCTTTCGGTCGACCGCGATACCGGCGACCTTACCGCCTTCGCCCCAACGCTAGACGTATCGATCCAGCGAGGTATCTCCACTGGCGATCACGTCGTCTTCGAGGCGAATCGAACGCTGTACTCGGTGGAGCGTGATTCGCTGAACGACGTGAGCAGTCGGTCGCTGAACACGTACACAGCCGAACTCGCCTCGAACGGCGAGGACGTCTTCGTTGCCACTCGCTACTACCACGGCGGAGACAACCCCACGCCGAGTGAGCTTCGAGATGTGGGCGACATCTACGCGCTGAACCCAGAGAACCTGTCGGATGAGCGCTGGCACGCAGCGCCGGACACCATCTACACCGAGATCGGTGAGTACGATCGTCACTACGATCTCGTCATGACGGACGAGACGCTCGTCAGTGCGGCGTACCAAACGGATCCGTTGACAGTCCACTATGCATTCGATCTGGAAACAGGCGAACTCGTGTGGGAGGAACGCTACGACTCTCCGGGGAGAGAGAAGCGCGATCTCACCGCAGGCGACGGAGTGCTCTATGCCCCACACACTGGTTTGTCGCCGTACACCAGCACGCTTGACCCTGCGACCGGCGAACCAGTAGTCGAATCGAGTTTGGCGGGACTGTACCACACCACCGTTTCGAACGGAACCGTTCTCGTTACGGATACCGGAGGTGTCTCCGCGCTTCGGGAGTCTCGCGCCCCCGAAGTCGTGGATCTATCGCTCTCGGCAACTGAGGTGCAGTATGGCGACACGATCGATGTCGACGTCACTGTTCACAACCCAGCCGACGTCGTCGTCGACGTGGCGCTCGAACTGGACTGGGGCGCGCCCCTCGACGACGTGACCGACGACTTCGAACTCCAGCCCAGTGAGACGCGGACGCTAAGCTATGAGTTCGATGCATGGTTCGGTGACAACTCCGCACATGTTGTCGTTGAGAACTCTGGTCTTCGAGATCACGTTCAAACCACGTCGATGCACGTTCCCTACACCGGCCATCGCAACCCGCTGGCGACATTCGAGTTCGAGTCAGCAGAGCCCGTCGCCGGGCAGTCGATCACCTTCGACGCTGGCGAGTCATACCCGCGAGGTGGTGACGTTGAGGAGTACCGCTGGGACTTCACTGGAGACGGGGCGATCGACACAACGACTGAGAATGTAGAGACCACCTGGACATTCGAGGAACCCGGTGTGAACCTCGTGACCTTGGTGATCGTAGATGGAGCTGGTTACCATGGATTCCAGACAGCCGTCGTCGACGTCGAGGGCGAGGGCGATGACGTCCCGATCGAGCGGACTGCGCTCGAGGACGCGCGCGATGCGTTCGACGCGCTGGCCGACGCCTACGAGAGCGACGCCGCCGAGGCGCTTGTCGCCGAGGTGGACGCTGGCCTCGACGAGGGTGCGTACGAGGACGAATCCGAATACGCCACGCTCATCGGGAGCGTCCATGCCCACGCCGATGCTGTTGCGGACGACCTAGAGCGGAACGTTTCGACAGCGAGCCTCAACGCTTACAGTGGCGCCATCACGTCGCTGCAAACAGCCCTCGATGAGGACGCCGACACCGAGACACTCGCTGCAGAACTGGATGCGCTGAACGACGCGGCAGCGGAACTCGAGGGCTGGTACTTCTCGGTCGAACTCCAGGCAGTCGATACGGAGGTAGTCGCGGGAGAGACACTGACGCTACCCTACGAAGTGACGAACGAAGGAACCGAATCGGGAACGCAGGAAGTTGCGCTCCTCGTAAACGGATCGACCGTCGTCACGGAGACCCACACGGTAGACGCCTCGACATCAATCGAAGGCGAGTTAACGTACGAAACAACGCAAGTAGACGCGCCATCGATCGAGATTGTCATTCAGAGTCCGGACGACACTGATGTGACAACCGTCGCCATCAATGAGCCGGAAACACCCGATCCAGTGGCCAAGATAGCCCTTGAGAACGCGAATACCACCTTCGAAGCGGTAGGTGACGAGTTCGACAGTCCAACTGCACAGTTGTTGGTAACCGAATTTGACCAGGCCGTCGACGACGGGGTGTACGACAACGAAGTCGAGTTCGATCTATTCCTCGAAGACGCCATGCCGCTCTTAGAAGCAGTATCCGACGAGCTCGACGGCCAGGTGACGGACTCGAGTCTAGCCGATTACGACGAGTCAGTGACCGAACTGGATTCGCTCGTGGGATCAAAGTCGTCAACCAAAGCGCTGGCTACGGGACTGGATGCGGTGAGCGAGGCGGCGGGCGCCTTCGAGAAACCGTCGCCTGATCCGGACGACGACGAGTCTGAGGATGACAGTGACGAGGACGATGCCGATGAAGACGAATCGGACGAGGACGAATCGGACGAGGACGACAGCGACGAGGATGATGCTGATGAAGACGAATCGGACGAAGACGACAGCGACGAGGACGACAGCGACGAGGACGACAGCGACGAGGACGATGCTGATGAAGACGAATCGGACGAAGACGACAGTGACGAGGACGATGCTGATGAAGACGAATCGGACGAGGACGACAGTGACGAGGACGATGCTGATGAAGACGAATCGGACGAGGACGACAGTGACGAGGACGATGCTGATGAAGACGAATCTAACGGGGATGCTGACCAAGACACAGGCGGAGTAGACGATGAAGTGGCGGACGATGAAGATGATTCGGATGACGAAACCGACACCAGTGATGAGGAGGCCGATGATGAAACCTCAGACGGGTTGCCCGGATTCGGTGTTACCGTCGCCTTTATCGCACTCCTCGCGACTGCCCTGTTGGCGCTCCGTTCAGAGCGGTAG
- a CDS encoding DUF7522 family protein, whose product MIAEDFRTSISDDVATGLVSAARTSLGDTLRGVVYFTPSAFDVLYLRQGLYDSVEAARTAKEPLVELERVGFAEVPVRTSIAPQTDGTGIGPYEFTIRFHEDGFVVRVLEGEVGTIMTTDSMDLNAFEDAATAVRQLLADASFGGE is encoded by the coding sequence ATGATTGCTGAAGATTTCAGAACGTCCATCAGTGACGACGTGGCGACCGGCCTTGTGAGCGCCGCACGCACCAGCCTCGGCGACACACTCCGGGGTGTGGTGTATTTTACGCCATCCGCGTTCGACGTGCTCTATCTTCGTCAGGGGCTCTACGACTCGGTGGAAGCCGCCCGAACGGCCAAGGAACCACTGGTCGAACTCGAGCGGGTCGGATTCGCGGAGGTACCAGTCAGAACGTCGATTGCTCCCCAGACAGACGGAACGGGTATCGGCCCGTACGAGTTCACTATCAGGTTCCACGAGGACGGATTCGTGGTCAGAGTGCTGGAGGGCGAGGTCGGTACGATCATGACGACGGATAGTATGGATCTGAACGCGTTCGAAGACGCCGCCACCGCCGTTCGACAACTGCTCGCCGACGCGTCGTTCGGTGGTGAGTGA
- a CDS encoding lamin tail domain-containing protein, which yields MTARQRRSPASQSQTGTAIEQLVSDTYDQLGLTTGLSPSGDVVVYGFDDGNVMIHDDDHDGEVIPLSVDRYVSHLLVREPQTAIVAWMDADLFGPLDLEVGDGPLVEHRGLWAIDATTDGERIASVSHPADTVGSVGVADGQGSVMWSSPLEEATGYAVAITENGEYVAVGAAHYWEDGVDPAGRPGIRLYDDTGTELWHHDHDEDVLSIGISTAHEVVAAGTDDGQTIVLNLEGDLLWESDEYGGWIALSGNGETILLSETDGTLVALESTTGDERWIADVDMWVGEDLSVSDDGARCLLADRGEGEFTLVDEGETVWTESHDVGPGRGTLAGDGSMWSTIVTDLEDETSLLEAYRDPEAVSESEPTSGNASTDEDDDESSGTDGPVSLELVDYYILGNDPDEEYITLRNTGDETLEMAGWILRDREDGGRVNVNLSPFVFPSGFTLEPGVEVTIVSGQGEPTGDSLYWGQDNQHIWNEDGDVVIVQKASEEEVFRADITANPENNENGNDSPVSLALVDYYIDGGDPQEEHITIRNTGNAALDLTGWRIEDAHGVPASNISPFEFPPGFTLDPGADVTFVTGQGNNTADTLYWGYGRQVWNEDGDTVYVYDGEENLHLEEQIASDDSTNGEPSNGELTVTIDHTNDPVEAGEHLQVVANVANTDTSDSSDTVELVVGGEVVDSQSVTVSGETTQRVEMGYTTHPVEQDVSFEVTVRTSDDSASTTVSVFTTTDDGDGEPDSADDNTDSDDETDDPGEQDDGDTDEPEDTDQPAESDDPDDSDDTEEESESPDDSDDSNGESDPDSAEGEDSPAGSDNGDETEDNSSE from the coding sequence ATGACGGCACGACAGCGCCGATCGCCCGCTTCACAGTCCCAGACCGGCACCGCTATCGAACAGCTCGTCTCTGACACGTACGACCAACTTGGACTCACGACCGGGCTCTCGCCGTCGGGGGACGTCGTGGTGTACGGGTTCGACGACGGAAACGTGATGATCCACGATGACGACCACGACGGCGAGGTGATCCCTCTCTCCGTCGATCGATACGTCAGCCACCTCCTCGTGCGTGAACCCCAGACCGCAATCGTCGCCTGGATGGACGCCGATCTGTTCGGCCCACTGGATCTCGAGGTCGGTGACGGCCCGCTCGTCGAACACCGAGGGCTGTGGGCTATCGACGCGACGACCGATGGTGAGCGAATCGCATCCGTCTCCCATCCCGCCGACACCGTCGGCAGCGTTGGCGTCGCGGACGGCCAGGGGTCAGTGATGTGGTCGTCGCCGCTCGAGGAGGCAACCGGGTACGCGGTCGCGATCACCGAAAACGGCGAGTACGTCGCAGTCGGGGCCGCCCACTACTGGGAAGACGGGGTCGACCCTGCCGGTCGTCCGGGGATCCGACTGTACGACGACACCGGTACTGAACTGTGGCATCACGACCACGATGAAGACGTCCTCTCGATTGGCATCTCCACCGCACACGAGGTGGTGGCCGCGGGAACGGACGACGGCCAAACGATCGTCCTCAACCTCGAAGGAGACCTGCTCTGGGAGAGCGATGAGTATGGTGGGTGGATCGCCCTCTCTGGCAATGGCGAGACGATTCTTTTGTCGGAAACGGACGGAACGCTCGTTGCACTCGAGTCGACCACCGGAGACGAACGCTGGATCGCCGACGTCGACATGTGGGTCGGGGAGGATCTCAGCGTCTCCGACGACGGGGCACGATGTTTGCTTGCCGACCGCGGCGAAGGTGAGTTCACTCTCGTCGACGAGGGAGAGACGGTCTGGACGGAATCACACGACGTCGGCCCCGGCCGTGGCACACTCGCCGGCGATGGCAGTATGTGGAGTACGATCGTGACCGATCTCGAGGACGAGACGAGTCTGCTGGAAGCCTATCGCGATCCGGAGGCGGTCTCGGAGTCTGAACCTACGTCTGGGAACGCATCGACCGACGAGGATGACGACGAATCGTCGGGAACTGATGGGCCCGTCTCACTCGAGCTCGTCGACTACTACATCCTCGGCAACGATCCCGACGAGGAATACATCACGCTACGGAACACCGGTGATGAGACGCTCGAGATGGCGGGATGGATCCTCCGCGACCGCGAAGACGGTGGTCGTGTTAACGTGAATCTCTCACCGTTCGTGTTTCCGAGTGGGTTCACGCTCGAGCCAGGCGTAGAGGTGACCATTGTGAGCGGACAGGGGGAACCGACGGGCGACTCGCTCTACTGGGGACAAGACAACCAACACATCTGGAACGAGGATGGTGATGTCGTCATCGTCCAGAAAGCGTCTGAAGAGGAAGTTTTCAGAGCGGATATCACCGCCAACCCCGAGAATAACGAAAACGGAAATGATTCGCCAGTCTCGCTCGCACTCGTCGATTACTACATCGATGGCGGTGATCCACAGGAGGAACACATAACGATACGAAACACCGGTAATGCGGCTCTCGATCTCACCGGCTGGCGGATCGAAGATGCTCACGGAGTCCCAGCCTCCAACATCTCTCCGTTCGAATTTCCACCTGGGTTCACGCTCGATCCGGGTGCAGACGTGACCTTCGTCACTGGTCAAGGGAACAATACGGCCGACACACTCTACTGGGGATACGGGCGACAGGTGTGGAACGAAGACGGTGATACTGTCTATGTGTACGATGGAGAGGAGAATCTCCACCTCGAGGAACAGATCGCCTCAGATGATTCCACGAACGGAGAGCCATCGAATGGCGAACTCACGGTCACAATCGACCACACGAACGACCCAGTCGAAGCCGGCGAGCATCTGCAGGTAGTGGCAAACGTAGCGAATACCGACACTTCAGACAGCAGCGATACGGTCGAACTGGTTGTGGGCGGTGAGGTGGTCGACTCCCAGTCGGTGACGGTATCCGGGGAGACAACCCAACGCGTCGAAATGGGTTATACGACCCATCCCGTCGAACAGGATGTCTCGTTCGAGGTGACGGTGCGAACGAGCGACGACAGCGCCTCGACGACGGTTTCAGTGTTTACCACGACTGACGACGGAGATGGTGAACCCGATTCTGCGGACGATAATACGGACTCGGATGATGAGACCGACGACCCTGGAGAGCAAGACGACGGAGACACAGACGAGCCAGAAGACACAGACCAGCCTGCTGAGTCGGACGACCCAGACGATTCGGACGACACCGAGGAAGAGTCGGAGAGCCCAGACGATTCGGATGATTCCAACGGAGAATCGGATCCCGATTCAGCGGAGGGCGAAGACTCACCTGCAGGTTCTGATAACGGGGATGAGACGGAAGATAACAGTAGCGAATAG